In Halorussus limi, a genomic segment contains:
- a CDS encoding TIGR00341 family protein: MRLLQIVVPVGKRDGVERVLSDNEVDYFLTDETSGRDYAALVFVPAGPEDVEALVDELRAIGIEREGYVTVGKLETVLSDRFERQQHDGPTNGSAVEETDGRIAREELRARAAAVAPITPNYVVFTVVSVIIATAGLLMNSAAVVVGSMVIAPLIGPAIAASVGSILDDDDLFRTSVKAQFVGLLIAVASAAAFAGLLRATVMPHADLHLVEQVAERINPGALALVVALGAGVAGAISLTSTTSVALVGVAIAVALIPPAATVGLGIAYGDLTAAVSAGVLVLINVLSINVASLGTLWFQGYRPEHWFAEQSARRAVARRAALLVAAVLVLSSVLVVTTINVSENTEFERTVAEITSETDARVLSTDVSYRMELFLRHPTTVTVRTVGGSTRTAAALRERIRTRTEQDVTVVVLRENGEVSTARPSRSSSTAEFARPNSPTVTAPGLDGRHLTAGVA, encoded by the coding sequence ATGCGGCTCCTCCAGATAGTCGTACCCGTCGGCAAGCGCGACGGCGTCGAGCGAGTGCTGTCGGACAACGAGGTCGACTACTTCCTCACCGACGAGACGTCGGGGCGCGACTACGCGGCGCTCGTGTTCGTCCCGGCGGGACCCGAAGACGTGGAGGCCCTTGTGGACGAGCTTCGAGCGATAGGCATCGAGCGGGAGGGGTACGTGACCGTCGGTAAACTCGAAACGGTGCTGTCCGACCGGTTCGAGCGCCAGCAACACGACGGACCGACCAACGGGAGCGCCGTCGAGGAGACCGACGGTCGAATTGCACGGGAGGAACTCCGCGCTCGGGCCGCGGCGGTCGCGCCGATAACGCCGAACTACGTCGTCTTCACGGTCGTGAGCGTGATTATCGCCACGGCCGGTCTGCTGATGAACAGCGCCGCCGTGGTCGTCGGCTCCATGGTTATCGCCCCGCTCATCGGTCCGGCCATAGCTGCGAGCGTCGGGAGTATCCTCGACGACGACGACCTCTTCCGGACGAGCGTGAAAGCGCAGTTCGTCGGCCTGCTCATCGCAGTCGCGAGCGCCGCCGCGTTCGCTGGCCTTCTCCGCGCGACGGTGATGCCCCACGCCGACCTCCACCTCGTCGAGCAGGTCGCCGAACGCATCAATCCGGGCGCACTCGCTCTCGTGGTCGCGCTCGGCGCGGGCGTGGCAGGTGCGATATCGCTCACGTCCACGACGAGCGTCGCGCTGGTCGGGGTCGCCATCGCCGTCGCCCTCATCCCGCCGGCGGCGACCGTCGGTCTCGGAATCGCCTACGGCGACCTGACCGCCGCCGTGAGCGCCGGAGTCCTCGTCCTCATCAACGTCCTGTCGATCAACGTCGCGAGCCTCGGGACGCTCTGGTTCCAGGGCTACCGGCCGGAACACTGGTTCGCCGAGCAGTCGGCCCGGCGAGCGGTCGCTCGGCGCGCGGCCCTGCTCGTCGCCGCCGTCCTCGTACTCTCGTCGGTGCTCGTCGTCACGACCATCAACGTCTCGGAGAACACGGAATTCGAACGGACTGTCGCCGAGATAACGTCCGAGACGGACGCTCGCGTCCTCTCGACCGACGTGTCGTACCGGATGGAGCTCTTCCTCCGCCACCCCACCACGGTGACGGTTCGGACCGTCGGCGGTTCGACGAGGACGGCGGCCGCCCTCCGAGAGCGAATCCGAACTCGGACGGAGCAGGACGTGACGGTCGTCGTGCTCCGTGAGAACGGGGAGGTCTCGACGGCGCGACCGTCTCGCTCGTCGTCGACGGCCGAGTTCGCGCGGCCGAACTCGCCGACGGTCACCGCGCCCGGCCTCGACGGCCGCCACCTGACTGCAGGAGTCGCGTAG
- a CDS encoding NAD-binding protein, producing the protein MEVSWRRRVGVRVTVSLTFAVALLSIATGVSSIGFTAASTQNLFGGSIPTWAQETAGFTGTLTGFLMLASAFGMRRGLRAAWYSSILLLPLTAVQGLVQSSPYSLPLVVASLASLPAILQSRHRFDREADLTTSQLAALAALAGVQMYGTAGTYALSDHFQNVNTPLDAFYYTLVTSSTVGYGDLTPTTQTGRLFGMTVVVLGTASFAIALASLLGPAIEARLASALGRMTEAQLELLENHVIVLGYGDLTEPILNELDGHSEFVVVTPEPQRATELGDRGFKVLKADPSDEEPLRRVGIDEARAVVAATNNDAEDALAVLTARQLNPDVRIVAAATDRENVDKLRRAGADSVISPTTIGGHLLVRSALGSDGMESIADRLSGESPKQ; encoded by the coding sequence ATGGAGGTGTCGTGGCGGAGACGGGTCGGCGTCCGCGTCACCGTGTCGCTGACGTTCGCGGTCGCGCTGCTGTCGATAGCCACCGGCGTCTCCAGCATCGGCTTCACCGCGGCCTCGACCCAGAACCTCTTCGGCGGCAGCATTCCCACGTGGGCCCAAGAGACCGCCGGGTTCACCGGCACGCTGACCGGCTTTCTGATGCTCGCCAGCGCGTTCGGGATGCGCCGGGGTCTCCGGGCCGCGTGGTACTCGTCGATTCTCCTGCTCCCGCTGACCGCGGTGCAGGGGTTGGTCCAGTCGAGTCCCTACTCCCTGCCGCTGGTGGTCGCCTCGCTCGCGTCGCTTCCGGCTATCCTGCAGAGCCGCCACCGGTTCGACCGCGAGGCCGACCTGACGACCTCGCAACTGGCGGCGCTCGCGGCGCTCGCGGGCGTGCAGATGTACGGGACCGCGGGAACGTACGCGCTCTCCGACCACTTCCAGAACGTGAACACGCCGCTGGACGCGTTCTACTACACGCTCGTCACGTCCAGCACCGTCGGGTACGGCGACCTCACGCCGACCACCCAGACCGGTCGGCTGTTCGGCATGACGGTGGTCGTCCTCGGCACCGCGAGTTTCGCCATCGCGCTCGCCTCGCTGCTCGGACCCGCAATCGAAGCACGCCTCGCCTCGGCACTCGGAAGAATGACTGAAGCACAACTCGAACTCCTCGAAAACCACGTTATCGTCCTCGGCTACGGCGACCTGACCGAACCCATCCTGAACGAACTCGACGGACACAGCGAGTTCGTGGTCGTCACGCCCGAACCACAGCGCGCGACCGAACTCGGCGACAGGGGGTTCAAGGTCCTCAAGGCCGACCCCAGCGACGAGGAACCGCTCCGGCGGGTCGGCATCGACGAGGCCCGCGCGGTCGTCGCCGCGACGAACAACGACGCCGAGGACGCGCTGGCGGTACTGACCGCCCGGCAGTTGAACCCCGACGTGCGCATCGTCGCGGCCGCGACCGACCGCGAGAACGTCGACAAACTCCGGCGGGCGGGCGCGGACTCGGTCATCAGTCCGACCACCATCGGCGGCCACCTGCTGGTGCGCTCGGCGCTCGGGAGCGACGGCATGGAGAGCATCGCCGACCGACTCTCGGGCGAGTCGCCGAAGCAGTGA
- a CDS encoding TrkA C-terminal domain-containing protein yields the protein MSLLAAVERPAVAVARVVGLAVLSGVVATGVGALYRTYAREEIPEGLAVLVGLGVVGGWLNTTTALRQFLGTGETVPPPDVVAVNVTAFVLGAGAAAVGARSGSRVIADAFSLAGEGDVGRLVRSVGRFVTVELPAEIDDIDGYEPLDAETVDTLSGATLRFPRGLTVAELRERLVARLRDDYGVGHVDAEIADDGTVEYLAAGGRAVGLGPTLAPGTVAVAVRADPAFSASAGDLVQVWRRGESSGDDPADEAADAGPPERVATAELRATVGDAATLALDADAAADLDLDAEYRLVTLPSEPRADREFSAHLRAADETVGAVTLAADSPLVGAPVGSLDATVVAVRDAHGVETIPGDDRLLAPDDTLYVVARPDRLRKVEAAASADGGTAARADGSTTAPRQE from the coding sequence ATGAGCCTCCTCGCGGCGGTCGAGCGCCCGGCGGTGGCGGTCGCGCGCGTCGTCGGCCTCGCGGTCCTCTCGGGCGTCGTCGCCACCGGCGTCGGGGCGCTCTACCGGACGTACGCCCGAGAGGAGATTCCCGAGGGCCTCGCGGTGCTGGTCGGTCTGGGCGTCGTCGGCGGGTGGCTCAACACCACGACCGCGCTCCGGCAGTTCCTCGGCACCGGCGAGACCGTGCCGCCGCCGGACGTCGTGGCGGTCAACGTCACCGCGTTCGTCCTCGGCGCTGGCGCGGCGGCGGTCGGCGCGCGGTCGGGGTCGCGGGTCATCGCCGACGCCTTCTCGCTGGCCGGAGAGGGCGACGTGGGCCGACTCGTCCGGTCGGTCGGCCGGTTCGTCACGGTCGAACTCCCGGCGGAAATCGACGACATCGACGGCTACGAACCGCTCGACGCCGAGACCGTCGATACGCTGAGCGGGGCGACGCTGCGCTTCCCCAGAGGGCTGACGGTCGCCGAACTCCGCGAGCGCCTCGTCGCGCGACTCCGCGACGACTACGGCGTCGGCCACGTGGACGCGGAAATCGCCGACGACGGCACCGTCGAGTACCTCGCGGCGGGCGGTCGCGCGGTCGGTCTCGGCCCGACGCTCGCGCCGGGGACGGTCGCCGTCGCGGTCCGGGCCGACCCGGCGTTCAGCGCGAGCGCGGGCGACCTCGTGCAGGTCTGGCGGCGCGGGGAGTCGTCGGGAGACGACCCGGCGGACGAGGCCGCCGACGCCGGTCCCCCCGAGCGGGTCGCCACCGCGGAACTCCGGGCGACGGTCGGCGACGCCGCCACGCTGGCGCTCGACGCCGACGCGGCCGCCGACCTCGACCTCGACGCGGAGTACCGACTGGTCACGCTCCCGTCGGAACCCCGCGCCGACCGGGAGTTCTCCGCGCACCTCCGGGCGGCCGACGAGACGGTCGGTGCGGTCACGCTGGCGGCCGACAGTCCGCTGGTCGGCGCGCCGGTCGGGAGTCTCGACGCGACGGTGGTCGCGGTCCGCGACGCCCACGGCGTCGAGACGATTCCGGGCGACGACCGCCTGCTCGCGCCCGACGACACCCTCTACGTGGTCGCCCGGCCCGACCGCCTCCGGAAGGTCGAGGCCGCGGCGAGCGCCGACGGCGGGACTGCCGCCCGCGCGGACGGTTCGACGACTGCTCCTCGGCAGGAGTAG
- a CDS encoding ubiquitin-like small modifier protein 1 — MEWKLFADLAEIAGGKEVEVETEPGETVGAALAALVAERPGLEDRIYDDEGDLRDHINVLRNGTNVDAEAGLDTELDPGDELALFPPVSGG, encoded by the coding sequence ATGGAGTGGAAGCTGTTCGCGGACCTCGCCGAAATCGCCGGCGGGAAGGAGGTCGAGGTCGAGACCGAACCCGGCGAGACCGTCGGCGCGGCGCTCGCCGCGCTGGTCGCCGAACGTCCCGGCCTCGAAGACCGCATCTACGACGACGAGGGCGACCTGCGCGACCACATCAACGTCCTCCGGAACGGAACGAACGTCGACGCCGAGGCGGGACTCGACACCGAACTCGACCCGGGCGACGAACTCGCGCTCTTCCCGCCGGTCAGCGGCGGATAG
- a CDS encoding FAD-binding oxidoreductase: MVAPVREHESQHDAIADLPLVTRSARVTEVTKMDRNRRSEVTDAVTRWLEERGVAPEYGPVEGPDDCRRLSARLGRDGHPALARRIATLAERVERPEPMLTSVRFRTEEDVDFLAGQYVGLRYGGTSRAYSLASAPAEDELEICVRRVPGGRLSPRLCEELAVGDELTVRGPYGELVLQDNSPRDMVFLATGTGVAPFKSMIDHVFETGRDEHAGETRDVWLFLGAAWEDDLPYREAFRELHRKREKFHFVPCLSREPVLSEWDGETDYVQHALLKHTDSAAVTTGMGERLERWLRSRPRSGVKARIDPANAEVYACGINAMVHGLVEAVERLGVPESRIESEGFG, encoded by the coding sequence ATGGTCGCACCGGTACGAGAACACGAGTCCCAGCACGACGCCATCGCCGACCTCCCCCTCGTCACCCGTTCTGCGCGCGTCACGGAGGTCACCAAGATGGACAGGAACCGGCGGTCGGAGGTCACCGACGCGGTCACCCGGTGGCTCGAGGAGCGCGGCGTCGCTCCCGAGTACGGTCCGGTCGAGGGCCCCGACGACTGCCGGCGGCTGTCCGCCCGACTCGGCCGCGACGGCCACCCGGCGCTCGCCCGGCGCATCGCGACGCTCGCGGAGCGGGTCGAGCGACCCGAGCCGATGCTCACCAGCGTTCGATTCCGAACGGAGGAGGACGTCGATTTCCTCGCCGGCCAGTACGTCGGTCTCCGGTACGGCGGCACGTCGCGGGCGTACTCGTTAGCGAGTGCACCCGCGGAAGACGAACTCGAAATCTGCGTCCGGCGCGTTCCGGGCGGGCGACTCTCTCCGCGACTCTGCGAGGAACTGGCCGTCGGCGACGAACTGACGGTACGCGGCCCGTACGGCGAACTGGTCCTCCAGGACAACTCCCCGCGGGACATGGTGTTTCTCGCCACCGGAACGGGAGTCGCACCGTTCAAGAGCATGATAGACCACGTCTTCGAGACTGGCCGCGACGAGCACGCGGGCGAGACACGGGACGTCTGGCTGTTCCTCGGAGCGGCGTGGGAGGACGACCTCCCGTACCGAGAGGCGTTCCGCGAACTCCACCGGAAACGGGAGAAATTCCACTTCGTGCCGTGTCTGAGCCGCGAACCCGTCCTCTCGGAGTGGGACGGCGAGACGGACTACGTCCAGCACGCGTTGCTCAAGCACACCGACTCGGCGGCCGTGACCACCGGGATGGGCGAGCGACTCGAACGTTGGCTTCGGTCGCGTCCGCGGTCCGGCGTCAAGGCCCGTATCGACCCGGCGAACGCCGAGGTGTACGCGTGCGGTATCAACGCGATGGTTCACGGCCTCGTGGAGGCCGTCGAACGACTCGGCGTTCCGGAGTCCCGAATCGAGTCCGAAGGGTTCGGATAA
- a CDS encoding GNAT family N-acetyltransferase: protein MTGATIQLREARHEDYEQIAAFTRNTWPAREGGDYIPDVYHDWIDGDDRRTVVADAGDDIAGIVQCVLLSDWESWGQGMRVNPEFRGRGVANRMTEDLFSWAREQGATVMRNMVFSWNVAGLGQSRATGYDPVTEFRWAHPDPDADADPDAEVTAEPAAAWRFWTDSEARDRLRGLALDDEETWALSELTRGHLRSAADDDGLFVVQDDGTRGFAHRVREYERPAADADDGEATPESEQWAEYGVGAWADAESAGALFDAIARDAADRGADRTRVLIPETPRFVSDAAFCRVEVSDEPDFVLGADLTA from the coding sequence ATGACGGGCGCGACGATTCAACTGCGTGAGGCCCGCCACGAGGACTACGAACAGATAGCGGCGTTCACGCGGAACACGTGGCCCGCCCGCGAGGGCGGCGACTACATCCCGGACGTCTACCACGACTGGATAGACGGCGACGACCGCCGGACCGTGGTCGCCGACGCGGGCGACGACATCGCCGGCATCGTCCAATGCGTCCTGCTCTCGGACTGGGAATCGTGGGGACAGGGGATGCGGGTCAACCCCGAGTTCCGCGGACGCGGCGTCGCCAACCGCATGACCGAAGACCTGTTCTCGTGGGCGCGCGAGCAGGGCGCGACCGTGATGCGCAACATGGTGTTCTCGTGGAACGTGGCTGGACTCGGCCAGTCGCGCGCGACCGGCTACGACCCCGTCACGGAGTTCCGGTGGGCACACCCCGACCCCGACGCGGACGCCGACCCGGACGCCGAGGTCACCGCCGAACCCGCGGCGGCGTGGCGGTTCTGGACCGACAGCGAGGCCCGCGACCGCCTCCGGGGACTCGCGCTCGACGACGAGGAGACGTGGGCGCTCTCGGAACTGACCCGCGGCCACCTCCGGTCCGCGGCCGACGACGACGGCCTGTTCGTCGTGCAGGACGACGGGACCCGGGGCTTCGCCCACCGCGTCCGGGAGTACGAGCGTCCGGCCGCCGACGCCGACGACGGGGAGGCGACGCCCGAGTCGGAGCAGTGGGCCGAGTACGGCGTCGGCGCGTGGGCCGACGCCGAGAGCGCGGGCGCGCTGTTCGACGCGATAGCGCGCGACGCCGCCGACCGCGGGGCCGACCGGACTCGGGTGCTGATTCCCGAGACGCCCCGGTTCGTCAGCGACGCCGCGTTCTGTCGGGTCGAAGTCTCCGACGAACCGGACTTCGTTCTCGGTGCCGACCTGACGGCCTGA
- the gatD gene encoding Glu-tRNA(Gln) amidotransferase subunit GatD, protein MNPGDRVRVQRADQTYEGVLLPSSTSQNLVVKLEGGYNVGIDRADADVDVLESDVYDIETGETDEESAVEFDPDLPTVSLISTGGTIASTVDYRTGAVTAQFDAEDVLRAVPDLAGRANYRGRVVANILSENMTPDVWRDLAEAVYEEIEAGADGVVVMHGTDTMQFTASALSFMLDTPVPVVFTGSQRSADRPSSDNVMNAVCAVEAAKADAAEVMVCMHATESDDACALHRGTRVRKNHTSRRDAFETVGAKPLGEVAYGGDEPEVTFRRDHAERGEADLDIAPELESDVELLKFTPGMDESALDVAEGKAGLVLEGTGLGHVHSDWTDRIAELVDSGTTVVMTSQCIEGRVCDRVYDTGRDLLDAGVVEGEDMLPGTAKVKLMWSLANGDDPEATVRDPIAGEITERSVPWE, encoded by the coding sequence ATGAATCCCGGCGACCGCGTCCGCGTCCAGCGGGCCGACCAGACCTACGAGGGCGTACTGCTCCCTTCCTCGACGAGCCAGAACCTCGTCGTCAAGTTGGAGGGCGGCTACAACGTCGGTATCGACAGAGCCGACGCCGACGTGGACGTACTCGAGAGCGACGTGTACGACATCGAGACCGGCGAGACCGACGAGGAGTCGGCGGTCGAGTTCGACCCCGACCTCCCGACCGTCTCGCTCATCTCCACGGGGGGTACTATCGCCTCGACGGTGGACTACCGGACCGGCGCGGTGACCGCGCAGTTCGACGCCGAGGACGTGCTCCGGGCGGTCCCGGACCTCGCGGGCCGAGCGAACTACCGCGGGCGCGTCGTCGCCAACATCCTCAGCGAGAACATGACCCCCGACGTGTGGCGGGACCTCGCGGAGGCCGTCTACGAGGAGATAGAGGCGGGCGCGGACGGCGTGGTCGTGATGCACGGCACCGACACGATGCAGTTCACCGCGTCGGCGCTGTCGTTCATGCTCGATACGCCCGTTCCGGTCGTCTTCACGGGAAGCCAGCGGTCCGCGGACCGACCCTCCTCGGACAACGTGATGAACGCGGTCTGCGCCGTCGAGGCCGCCAAGGCCGACGCCGCGGAGGTCATGGTCTGCATGCACGCGACCGAGAGCGACGACGCGTGCGCGCTCCACCGCGGGACCCGCGTCCGGAAGAACCACACCTCGCGCCGGGACGCCTTCGAGACGGTCGGCGCGAAACCCCTCGGAGAAGTCGCGTACGGCGGTGACGAGCCAGAGGTCACGTTCCGGCGCGACCACGCCGAACGCGGCGAGGCGGACCTCGACATCGCGCCCGAACTGGAGTCCGACGTGGAACTGCTGAAGTTCACCCCCGGCATGGACGAGTCGGCGCTCGACGTGGCCGAGGGCAAGGCGGGCCTCGTCCTCGAAGGCACCGGTCTGGGCCACGTCCACTCCGACTGGACCGACCGCATCGCGGAGTTGGTCGACTCGGGCACTACGGTCGTCATGACCAGCCAGTGCATCGAGGGCCGGGTCTGCGACCGGGTGTACGACACCGGACGGGACCTGCTCGACGCGGGCGTCGTGGAGGGCGAGGACATGCTCCCCGGCACCGCGAAGGTCAAACTGATGTGGTCGCTGGCCAACGGCGACGACCCCGAGGCGACCGTCAGAGACCCCATCGCGGGCGAAATCACCGAGCGGTCGGTCCCGTGGGAGTGA
- a CDS encoding potassium channel family protein — MALGPALLVDLLVGLYIGILASVVPALVAWSLGFTFKYFTGVTIPGFGVLVFGIAIAGIQGGLLGLLDPQFVTSPTALVSALVVMMATLYAHAQGDRMGAEFPRRLTLRGLRERGLSADAVERVGRFGQIRVRPAGEVGDVEGYPPLPDDLRATIRNGEWTFPADLPLSELETRLADRLRTDYDLAEVTVGIDSRGRATVSAAPPVGALSRRVPAGQRAVSVEALVPTGLARKDEVALSTPEGDVTGTVLSARSGTDGSTPVGGGSEAEPPADSGRAADADDPPARPTASRSAGQATGGDGRVTVAVPRRDAETLLGTESAQIRVRARGTRREFELLSLLRRDGKRIRRVELGSGGPLDGATLGAAALRETHGVALLALRRGGEWTVAPRGTTGLAGGDLLYVVGDRGALDRFAEVAG, encoded by the coding sequence ATGGCTCTCGGTCCCGCACTGCTCGTCGACCTCCTCGTCGGTCTCTACATCGGGATTCTCGCGTCGGTCGTGCCCGCGCTGGTCGCGTGGTCGCTCGGCTTCACGTTCAAGTACTTCACCGGCGTCACGATTCCCGGGTTCGGTGTGCTGGTGTTCGGCATCGCCATCGCCGGGATTCAGGGCGGCCTCCTCGGCCTGCTCGACCCCCAGTTCGTCACCTCGCCGACCGCGCTGGTGTCGGCGCTGGTCGTGATGATGGCGACCCTCTACGCCCACGCGCAGGGCGACCGGATGGGCGCGGAGTTCCCCCGGCGACTCACGCTCCGGGGCCTCCGCGAGCGCGGCCTGTCGGCCGACGCCGTCGAGCGGGTCGGCCGGTTCGGCCAGATTCGCGTCCGTCCGGCGGGCGAGGTCGGCGACGTGGAGGGGTACCCGCCGCTCCCCGACGACCTCCGGGCGACGATTCGGAACGGCGAGTGGACGTTCCCCGCCGACCTGCCGCTCTCGGAACTGGAGACGCGGCTGGCCGACCGACTCCGGACCGACTACGACCTCGCGGAGGTGACGGTCGGCATCGACTCGCGCGGTCGGGCCACCGTCAGCGCGGCCCCGCCGGTCGGCGCGCTCTCGCGGCGGGTCCCGGCGGGCCAGCGCGCGGTGTCGGTCGAGGCGCTGGTGCCGACCGGACTGGCCCGCAAGGACGAGGTGGCGCTCTCGACGCCCGAGGGCGACGTGACCGGCACGGTCCTGAGCGCCCGGTCGGGGACGGACGGGTCGACGCCGGTCGGCGGCGGGTCGGAGGCCGAACCGCCGGCGGACTCCGGACGGGCCGCCGACGCTGACGACCCGCCCGCCCGCCCGACCGCGAGCAGGTCGGCGGGGCAGGCGACCGGCGGCGACGGTCGGGTGACCGTCGCGGTCCCGCGGCGCGACGCAGAGACCCTGCTGGGCACCGAGTCGGCCCAGATTCGGGTCCGCGCCCGCGGCACCCGCCGGGAGTTCGAACTCCTCTCGCTGCTGCGTCGGGACGGCAAGCGAATCCGGCGGGTCGAACTCGGGAGCGGCGGTCCGCTCGACGGCGCGACGCTCGGCGCGGCGGCCCTGCGCGAGACCCACGGCGTGGCGCTGCTCGCGCTCCGGCGCGGCGGCGAGTGGACGGTCGCGCCCCGCGGTACGACCGGTCTCGCGGGCGGCGACCTCCTCTACGTCGTCGGCGACCGCGGCGCGCTCGACCGGTTCGCGGAGGTGGCCGGATGA
- a CDS encoding alkaline phosphatase PhoX, whose amino-acid sequence MRTGYDRRDAVAILATLALGSRASTAAANAQEGGGSDGEGSGRDGGGSDAESGSTLNRLATTVLGAEITGLFLTTDGELFLNVQHPDEDNVLPYDEGTVGALVGARIDELPSDFESVQVPDSRIESERVRTAVGSYQPLMNGGDRVPNSGDGFGVVYSAAGEPMTDGMWPDFNGFVRDGDRAGYLFTNWERSPGLVTRMRVERRGRPGAAAWQVTDAMNVDFRPVEGTWTNCFGTVSPWGTPLSSEEYEPPADVWYDPEQETYGNGDGRMAEYLGYWGNPYRYGYVVEITEPKSSDPTPEKRFAMGRFSHENAVVMPDRKTAYMSDDGTGTVLFKFVADSAGDLSSGTLYAARAKPGRGNDPANVAFDLEWVELAHGDEAEIESWIAEYDGQDESKDADYITDKQVQQWANGNADDDRVAFLESRKAAAAKGATDEFRKMEGITVKFPQAGRAEPGDYLYVAMSEVNETMADDEGTIQLRGNDYGAVYRMELDDSFDVSRMEPVVTGGPNANICGGCPYDARPDSASTVCRDCAFNPTREDDEGEQAAEGPDSGAALFGTAPMQGQVDPENAIANPDNLLVTGEGRVVVGEDSEFHENNMVWLYDPGEGERTGGGS is encoded by the coding sequence ATGCGCACGGGTTACGACCGACGCGACGCGGTGGCGATACTCGCGACGCTCGCGCTGGGGAGTCGGGCGAGTACCGCCGCCGCGAACGCACAGGAGGGCGGCGGGAGCGACGGAGAGGGGAGCGGGCGGGACGGCGGCGGGAGCGACGCCGAGTCGGGGTCGACGCTGAACCGACTCGCGACCACGGTCCTCGGCGCGGAGATAACCGGCCTGTTTCTGACGACCGACGGGGAACTGTTCCTCAACGTCCAGCATCCCGACGAGGACAACGTCCTGCCCTACGACGAGGGCACGGTGGGCGCGCTCGTCGGGGCCAGAATCGACGAGTTGCCGTCGGACTTCGAGAGCGTACAGGTTCCGGACAGTCGAATCGAAAGCGAGCGCGTCCGGACCGCTGTCGGGAGCTATCAGCCGTTGATGAACGGCGGCGACCGGGTTCCCAACTCCGGCGACGGGTTCGGCGTGGTCTACTCCGCGGCGGGCGAACCGATGACCGACGGGATGTGGCCCGACTTCAACGGCTTCGTCCGCGACGGCGACCGGGCGGGCTACCTGTTCACCAACTGGGAGCGGTCGCCCGGACTCGTGACCCGGATGCGGGTCGAGCGCCGGGGCCGACCCGGGGCCGCCGCGTGGCAGGTCACCGACGCGATGAACGTGGACTTCCGACCCGTCGAGGGGACGTGGACCAACTGCTTCGGCACCGTCTCGCCGTGGGGCACGCCGCTGTCCTCCGAGGAGTACGAACCGCCCGCCGACGTGTGGTACGACCCCGAGCAGGAGACCTACGGCAACGGCGACGGCCGGATGGCCGAGTATCTCGGCTACTGGGGGAACCCGTATCGGTACGGCTACGTCGTCGAGATAACCGAACCGAAGTCGAGCGACCCGACGCCCGAAAAGCGGTTCGCCATGGGCCGGTTCTCCCACGAGAACGCGGTGGTGATGCCCGACCGGAAGACCGCCTACATGAGCGACGACGGGACCGGGACGGTCCTGTTCAAGTTCGTGGCGGACTCGGCGGGCGACCTCTCGTCGGGCACGCTGTACGCCGCCAGAGCCAAGCCCGGTCGGGGTAACGACCCCGCGAACGTCGCCTTCGACCTCGAATGGGTGGAGTTGGCCCACGGCGACGAGGCCGAAATCGAGTCGTGGATAGCCGAGTACGACGGACAGGACGAGAGCAAAGACGCCGACTACATCACCGACAAACAGGTCCAGCAGTGGGCGAACGGAAACGCCGACGACGACCGGGTCGCCTTCCTCGAATCCCGGAAGGCCGCGGCCGCGAAGGGCGCGACCGACGAGTTCCGGAAGATGGAGGGCATCACCGTCAAGTTCCCGCAGGCGGGCCGAGCGGAACCCGGCGACTACCTCTACGTCGCGATGTCGGAGGTCAACGAGACGATGGCCGACGACGAGGGCACTATCCAGTTGCGGGGCAACGACTACGGCGCGGTCTACCGCATGGAACTCGACGATAGCTTCGACGTGAGCCGAATGGAACCGGTCGTGACCGGCGGCCCGAACGCCAACATCTGCGGCGGGTGTCCCTACGACGCCCGCCCGGACTCAGCCAGCACGGTCTGTCGGGACTGCGCGTTCAATCCGACCCGCGAGGACGACGAGGGCGAGCAAGCGGCGGAAGGGCCGGACTCGGGCGCGGCCCTGTTCGGGACCGCCCCGATGCAGGGACAGGTCGACCCCGAGAACGCCATCGCCAACCCGGACAACCTGCTCGTGACCGGCGAGGGCCGGGTCGTCGTCGGCGAGGACAGCGAGTTCCACGAGAACAACATGGTGTGGCTCTACGACCCCGGCGAGGGGGAGCGAACGGGCGGTGGCTCGTAG